GAGTCCAGGCGTATCCCTTCACGGGCTTGTCCACCGCCGCCACGTGCTTCTCCACGTTGTCGGCGGGGACTGCCGCGAGGGAAAGAGTATAGGCTCGCGCCTCCGAAATGCTCAAGGTTCTTTCGACCACGTAGACCCCGTCGGGAAGCTCCACGACGATGTCATAGCTCCCCGGCACGATACTCGGTAGAGCAAAGTCACCCTTTTCGTCGGTGGGCAGGCTGGAAAACACCTGCGCGCCGTTGCCGCGGACGGCGCGCACGACAGCGCCTTGAACCGGCGTCGTGCGATCCGACCCGAACACGCGCCCCGTGATCGAGGCGGTCCGAGGAGCGGGGCCGGCCGCTCCCGACTGGGCCCTGGCGCCCGTGAACTCCCCTTGAAGGATCGAGAGCGTCAGTCCGACGATGACAAGAAATCGAACGGGGCGGGGTGACGATTCGATCATCTTCTCCTATCTCCTACTGGGCGTATCTACTTACGTGGATACATGTAGGAAAAACCGGCTCACGGTATGCTTTTTCAGCGGCGCTGTCAAGCCGCGCCAGGGGGAGACGCCTACCAACTCTCCGCCAAGGCAGCTACCAGCCGTCCAAGATTGCGAAGATCCCCCTCATGAACCACTTCCACCGGCGAGTGGGAGTAAATGGTCGGCCAGGAGATCGGAACATCCGCTGCCCCGAAAGGGGTGAAGACCGAGCCATCGTTGCCGCCCCGGGTCAAGCCAACTTGCAGCGGGATCCCACGACCCATGGCGATCCTGTGGACGCGATCCACAAGAAGCGGGGGCGCCAGATTGCTGTTATCGATCGCCCGCACCACAGGGCCGCGCCCGAGCACGCCCAAGGCGAACCCCTTTCTCTCCAGGGGAGAGTCGGATGAGACGAAGGTGTCCACGGCGAACACGACCTCGAAGGAGCTCTCCCGGGCGATCGCCTCGGCTCCGAGCAGGCCGATCTCCTCTTCCACGGACCACGCGAAGATGATCCGGTTTTTCAGGCGCCGCGGATCGAGCCTTCGCACCGCCTCCACCAGGGCGGTGCATCCGGCGCGATCGTCGACGCTCCTTCCCGATCCCATCTCCCCCGCCAGCCGCCGGAATTTCTTCGGAATGGTCAGGGGATCTCCCGGG
The sequence above is a segment of the Candidatus Polarisedimenticolia bacterium genome. Coding sequences within it:
- a CDS encoding carboxypeptidase-like regulatory domain-containing protein; the protein is MIESSPRPVRFLVIVGLTLSILQGEFTGARAQSGAAGPAPRTASITGRVFGSDRTTPVQGAVVRAVRGNGAQVFSSLPTDEKGDFALPSIVPGSYDIVVELPDGVYVVERTLSISEARAYTLSLAAVPADNVEKHVAAVDKPVKGYAWTLEGRGPKAGGFWRTPGGIAIIAGGVVGLVALAASGGDNNDKGSNSTP
- a CDS encoding M28 family peptidase yields the protein MRRILAVAIVAAVAAGALGGLAAVEGAPAKAVRTFDLLELLLETPGVSGHEGPVREAIVGLLPSWAREASRVDEKGNLLVAAGQGGKRLLFVAHMDEIGYEIASIEPDGTARVRSRGGFFNTLFEGHAVVVKTKSGDRQATVRPREDYLAGTVEGGALVDTKVIVDFGTGAAPETEALGVAPGDPLTIPKKFRRLAGEMGSGRSVDDRAGCTALVEAVRRLDPRRLKNRIIFAWSVEEEIGLLGAEAIARESSFEVVFAVDTFVSSDSPLERKGFALGVLGRGPVVRAIDNSNLAPPLLVDRVHRIAMGRGIPLQVGLTRGGNDGSVFTPFGAADVPISWPTIYSHSPVEVVHEGDLRNLGRLVAALAESW